One Lottiidibacillus patelloidae genomic region harbors:
- a CDS encoding metallophosphoesterase family protein has protein sequence MSKIRFIHTADLHLDSPFKGMENLPNKILKKIKESTFNSFAKIVDVAIDETVDFVLIVGDIFDGEDRSLMAQTRFRKEIERLYNNKIQVFISHGNHDHLGGNWIEISWPENVHIFSSENVTSKPFVKEGKPIANIYGFSYSERAVRENKTEQYVKSGDAPYHIGMLHGNIDGNSDHDNYAPFTVRELLSKEFSYWALGHIHIKQSLHNNPPIIYPGNIQGRHRKELGEKGCYIVEIDELNTKTTFVNTAPLIWEAIEIAINDITSYDDLCHYCEEKIKTIRSDSKAKLIHLQIIGIGELHHLLQDKQVVEELISYLNEGEEGKDNFCLVTSSKIVTRENWDREALKEKQHFTGEVLKMIESNEDLIEEAISPLFTHRKAKKYLEDLDEERKKELIEKAEVELLMDLLRR, from the coding sequence ATGAGTAAAATTCGGTTTATTCATACAGCGGACCTTCACTTAGACAGTCCTTTTAAAGGCATGGAGAACCTCCCCAATAAAATATTAAAAAAAATTAAGGAAAGTACGTTTAACTCTTTTGCCAAAATCGTTGATGTCGCAATTGATGAAACAGTAGACTTTGTGTTAATTGTCGGTGATATTTTTGATGGAGAAGATAGAAGTTTAATGGCACAGACACGTTTCCGTAAGGAGATTGAAAGGTTATATAATAATAAAATTCAAGTTTTCATAAGCCACGGAAACCATGACCATTTAGGTGGAAACTGGATAGAAATTTCTTGGCCGGAAAATGTTCACATCTTTAGTAGTGAGAACGTTACAAGCAAACCGTTTGTTAAAGAGGGGAAACCAATTGCAAATATTTATGGTTTTAGCTATTCAGAGCGAGCGGTAAGAGAAAATAAAACAGAACAATATGTTAAAAGTGGCGATGCGCCATATCATATTGGCATGCTCCATGGGAATATAGATGGAAATTCGGATCATGATAATTATGCACCTTTTACAGTTAGAGAACTATTGAGTAAAGAATTTTCTTACTGGGCGCTAGGACATATCCATATTAAGCAATCATTACATAATAACCCACCTATTATTTACCCAGGAAACATCCAAGGGAGACATCGCAAGGAATTAGGAGAAAAAGGTTGTTACATCGTAGAAATTGATGAACTTAATACGAAAACGACATTTGTGAACACCGCTCCTCTTATTTGGGAAGCTATTGAAATAGCAATAAACGATATTACTTCTTACGATGATCTATGTCATTATTGTGAGGAAAAAATAAAAACAATACGAAGTGATAGCAAAGCTAAACTTATTCATTTGCAAATTATTGGGATCGGTGAACTTCATCACTTACTTCAAGATAAGCAAGTAGTGGAAGAACTCATTTCTTATTTAAATGAAGGGGAAGAGGGAAAGGATAATTTCTGTTTAGTAACTTCTAGCAAAATAGTAACTAGAGAAAATTGGGATCGTGAAGCATTAAAAGAAAAGCAACATTTTACAGGTGAAGTGTTAAAGATGATTGAGTCTAATGAGGATTTAATTGAAGAAGCGATATCACCATTATTCACACACCGTAAAGCAAAAAAATACTTAGAAGATCTGGATGAAGAAAGAAAGAAAGAATTAATTGAAAAAGCAGAGGTAGAGCTTTTAATGGATTTATTAAGAAGGTAA
- a CDS encoding type II secretion system F family protein, which yields MIYMLFFISTTLFLFSLMQFRVERNDKINRRIAMITETRQVKEKDQEAGETFIKRIVVPILNEMKKNYKRKMPGEKQDVLEKKLLQAGSPFNMTPVDFRLFQIALFLLLPVVFGYYGYLLQGNTSSIFVFGFIGTIVSLLFPNQYLKGKMKKRFALALKELPDILDLLTVSLEAGLGFDSALGKLVSKKEGVLSTEFQRCLEEMRLGKTRREALSGVKDRLEIEEIQRLISAILQAEKLGIGLTKVLKVQSEEIREQRKQRAEEKAMKVPVKMMIPLVLFIFPSLFIVLLGPVAIQFMISFTK from the coding sequence ATGATATACATGTTATTTTTCATAAGTACTACTCTGTTTCTTTTCTCACTAATGCAGTTTCGAGTTGAACGAAATGACAAGATTAATAGAAGAATTGCTATGATTACAGAAACGAGACAAGTGAAAGAAAAAGATCAAGAAGCTGGCGAAACGTTTATTAAGAGAATTGTCGTACCAATTTTAAACGAAATGAAGAAAAATTATAAACGGAAAATGCCTGGAGAAAAACAAGACGTTTTAGAAAAGAAACTCTTGCAGGCAGGATCACCTTTTAATATGACGCCAGTAGACTTTCGGTTATTTCAAATCGCTTTATTTTTATTGTTGCCAGTTGTGTTTGGTTACTACGGATATTTACTCCAAGGAAATACGTCGAGCATTTTTGTGTTTGGTTTCATTGGTACCATTGTAAGCTTACTATTTCCAAATCAATATTTAAAAGGAAAAATGAAAAAACGCTTTGCCCTTGCCTTAAAAGAATTACCAGACATTCTTGATTTATTAACAGTTAGTTTAGAAGCAGGGTTAGGGTTTGATTCAGCACTTGGAAAGCTTGTATCAAAAAAAGAAGGAGTATTATCAACAGAGTTTCAACGGTGTTTGGAAGAAATGAGACTTGGAAAGACTAGGCGCGAAGCGTTAAGTGGTGTAAAGGACCGGCTTGAAATTGAGGAAATACAGCGATTAATTAGTGCGATTCTTCAAGCGGAAAAGCTTGGAATTGGGCTAACAAAAGTTTTAAAAGTTCAATCTGAAGAGATTAGAGAACAGCGCAAGCAACGCGCAGAAGAAAAAGCAATGAAAGTACCGGTAAAGATGATGATACCTTTAGTACTATTTATCTTCCCAAGTCTTTTTATCGTGTTACTAGGTCCTGTAGCAATACAATTTATGATTTCATTTACAAAATGA
- a CDS encoding YhzD family protein, with the protein MKTYRLTVFAKDGSKLLDETFEAVSEKEAKEIGNKKLTEHNLEGNTSRVTSPTGKLVLFNR; encoded by the coding sequence ATGAAAACTTATAGGTTAACAGTTTTCGCAAAGGACGGTAGCAAACTATTAGATGAAACATTTGAAGCAGTTTCAGAAAAAGAAGCTAAAGAAATAGGGAATAAAAAATTAACGGAACATAACCTAGAAGGAAATACGAGTCGTGTTACTTCTCCAACAGGGAAGTTAGTGCTATTTAATAGGTAA